TGGATGACTCGCTTCGGAAGCTCTCGGATTACCACAGCCGGAAAGCGAGGGAAAAGATCGAGCGGACCCTGAAACTATTCGAACCATGCATGCTGATCGGGTTGGTGATCACGGTGGGCATCCTCGCCTATGCGCTGCTTTCGCCGATGATGCTCATGCTGGAGGCCCTTTCCAAATAAAGACGAGACCCATGAAACTTCGATCCAGACTCCATTCCGGCATATCAAAGGCTTTCACTCTGGTGGAGGTGATCGCGGTGATGACGATCATCGCAATCTTTGCCGGCATATCGATAATGCCAGTACTGACGATTATCGACAATTCGCGAAAACGAGCGGAGGCCAAAAGGCTGGCGATGATCGCCGACGAGATACGGGCATCCTTCATGCAGGAAGAGTTGCAGTTCAATATCTCGGCGCTTCCAGGCGAGGTTTCGCGACATGCGGCGGACGGAGCCGATGCGATGTTCACGACACTGTTCGACGACCATACCTATGCGCCTGTTGACAACAATGCTTGGTTCGCGAAGCTGGCATGGCTGCGGGGGCAGCGCGGTCTTTCGGAGGCGGAAGGTTCCGATATATATGGCATCAAGACCAATGCCTGGAGGGGGCGGCGCGTTTTGCTCAGGGGGCCGATTGAGGACAACCAGCAGCGCTATATCCTGCTTTCATTCATGTTTCCCCATGGCGCCACGTTTGCCCTGCCCGATCCGGCCACCGGCTATGGCGGTGATTATGATGCATGGTTCAATTCCATATATGATCACAAATGGGGGGCCGGTGAAATCAATCTGGGCGTTGGTGACGCCACTTGGGCCGCATGGAGAGGGCGCGCCCAGCGCGGGCAGACTTTTTTCGAGCGGGTCGCGTGCGAGCGCATCGTGCAGCCACGTTACAGGATCTCGGTAAACAATCGGACTGGCAATGAGATCATAAAAGTTTACGCGAACATGCAGGATGGCCGGGGGCCGGCGGTGGACGCAGCCCGCACTATCGTGGCGGGGCGGAGCTACATTGTTAGGCCGGGCGCGGTTATTTCAACGGCGGAGGAGGATCCCGGACTAGGCCATCGTGTGGGGATTTTGGCCGGACGACGGGTTCGAGTCTATCGTGTGGCGTTTAGCGATGATTTTTTTGATGACTATTCCAGCGAGGGGCTGATTTACTCGTTTTTGCTGAACGAAGAGGTGACCGTGTTCGGCCAGCAGGTTAGACTTCCAGATGCAGGGGGAGGTGGCGCTGGTGGAGGAGAACCGTAATCAATGCAGTAAATGCAAAAATCTTAAAATAGGATATTGCGTTTTTGAATCTTAATTCTTTTTTCCTCTGTCATGAGATATTTCTGGCAAGATTCCAGGCATCGTTTCGTTCAGCCCGTTTTGAGTCTGATGATGGGAGGATGCTTATGGGGAATTCTTGGGGCACAGCCTGCAGAGCAACGGGGGGCACAGATGGGGATGGTGGCTTTGTTGGCCCATCCGGATACAGGAGGAAGTGCCTTGGGCGGGGGTAGTTACAAGATCTGCGAAATTGTGGAAATCTTCGCCATTCCGGCTCCACATTATCGTTTCGTGCGCTGGGAGGGGAAAGTGACGCAGCCGTCGCTGTCGCGCACCCGGACCATGACAACGGCAAACTCCTTTCCAATTACGGCGGTATTTGAGCCCCAGCGCTATAGGCTGAACATAACATGCGAGCCAGTGTATGCGGGGCAGGTCGAGGGCGGAGGCTGGTTCCCGTATGGCGTGACTGCGCCCGTACATGCCGTGCCAGCGCAGGGGCAGGGGTATGTGTTTTCCCACTGGGATGGTCCGGTTGCCGATGCCTATGCGGCCGACACGACGCTCGCGAATCCGTTGACTGGCCCGGTGAAACTCAAAGCTCATTTCAAACGCATGGTGGACAATTGCACCCTCACGGTGATCGCGGAGCCGGCTTTGGGCGGCGAGGTGACGGCGAGCGGTGTCCATGAGCCCGGCACGGTGGTCAAACTGACAGCCAAGCCCGCGCGCGGATTTGTCTTCAACGGCTGGCAGGGGGCGGTGAGCAACCCGGGTTCCACCGAGACGGAAATTCTCGTTAATCAGGACATAAATGTAAAAGCAATGTTTATTTATCAGAAAGCCTTGATTCGTGCGAAAATTGTGCCTGAAGCCGCGGGTAAGGTGTCGGGCGACTTGGGCGTCCGCCCATGTTATGTCCCCGCCATTTTGAAGGCAGAGGCGATGCCGGGCTATGTCTTTGACGGTTGGGAGGGAGCTGTATCGACCAAATCTGGTGAGCAAACCACCGTGACCCCGTCAGAAGTCGGGAAAGCGGTGGTGGTCATAGCCCGCTTCCGGGCAATCCCCTGAGAAAGAATGCCCATGATTAACAGATCCAAACTAGCCATGACTCCCAAATTTGTCGTCAGGATATTTGTTTTCATTTTGGCATCCGCAGCGTTGCATGCCGGACCAGTAAACTCGTATCTGACCGTCAGGAAGAGCGATCAAGCCGGGATCGGCGGGCTCGTGGTCTCGACTCCCAGTTGCGTGCTGGATTCCCCGGCATCACTGGCGAACGGCACTTCCGTGACACTCACGGCAAGCGTTCCCGACACACTCACCGGGCGATTCCTGTGGTGGGAGCACAAGATCGGCGGGGGTCTCCTGGTCGGCGCCAAACAAAAAAGCACGGATAATTCCATCACCATTACGATGAGCGAGGCGGATGGGGACCAAGAGATCGTCGCGGTATTTGCATCCAATGCAGTTGAGAAAAGCGTCACCCTGAAGGCCTCTCCAACCGCCGGGGGCGCGGTATCGGCGGAATCTGAAAGTGGTGTGGCGTTGGATGCTGCTGCGCTGGCTTCGTTGCGAGGATCTCCTTTTGCGCTTATTCGCCTGAACGGCTCGATGAGCCCCGGATATCAATTTGACGGATGGACGGCAAACACCCCTTTGATTACCCTGCCCTCGCAGTTGCAGGGCGGCACCGCGATGATCTATGGCGATGGGGAAATTACCGGGCATTTTTCAGTCCGTACCTATTCGCTTTCGGTGACAGTGAACCCGTCTGGGGGCGGACGCACGGCTGAAGTGGTTGGGGTGTCCAGATACGTGTCAGGCGACAGCGCCACCTTGAAGGTGACCGGCTGTCCGGCGGATTATGAGTTTGTAAGATGGAACAAGATTTCGGGAGAGTTGGCTTTCCTTGGCGGGGCGAGCTCATCGACGGCACAGGAAGTGCAGGTCACCCTTGGCTCCCCTGAAGGCGCCGGATGGGTAGTCGAGGCTGAGTTCAGGAAAATCTACAGCGGCCCCCTCGGTGCCATCACCGTTGGCGCGGCATCCGGGGGGTATGTGGTGGTGAGAGGAGGCACGATTGCCGGCGGCAGCAACGACACTTTTACCGGGGAGATCGGACAGCCATTGGATTTGAGGGCCAATGTGTATAACACCAGTGAATACGAATTTACCGGATGGGAAGGCATCTCGGGTGCCAATGCGATGACAGTCGCCACTTTTGCCGGCACGCCTCAATCGGTGAGGGCTCTGTTCCAGCCGAGGCCCCTTTCTTTTACTGTCAAAGTAGATCCCGCCGCCGGGGGAGTGCTCACGGCACAAAGCGGCACCTTGTCGGTTTCCACCGGGGGAACGCCCACGCGCCAGTTCCCGTTTAACAGCCGCATCTCCTTAGTCGCGAGTGCGAACCCGGGGTATGATTTCCATAAATTCAATCTGCTGCCCACTTCGCTTTCGCTTGAAAGCGTGAGCGGAAACACCGCCGAGTTTATTCACAAGAAAGCTTCGACATCGATCACCGCCACATTCAAAAAACGCTCCGACTTGCAGACGCTGACCGTGACCTCTGGCTCGGGCGGCGGCGTGGTCGCGAGCGGATCGTATAACACCTATTCCGACACCAGCCTTCCCCCGGCGGATAATCCGGTGATTACAAAATCCATGAACGTGGCGGCGGGGACGACCGAGGCGGAAAACTTCGCGCGGGACACCATGGTGCGGCTGGAGGCGGTCCCGGCGGCAAACCATGCTTTTGACGGCTGGACCTCCTCGGAAAGCCTGGGGGCTTCCGGCACGACCTCCATTTCCCTGACCGGCGACAAGACGGTCACGGCCAGATTCAGGCGCACCGCCTCGGCACTGCGGATGGAAGTGTGGCCGCAGGCCGCCTTCGATGCCGGCGCCCGCGTGAAGGTGTCCGGCGCGGTGCAATCCGGGCGGGTGTCGGAAACCACGCAATCCTCGACGGGCTCGGTGCTCGTCGAGGCGGTGAAGACGGGCGGCGGCCCCGAGTCGGACAGGTGGGTGTTCCTCCGGTGGGAGTCCGACTGGCCCGATATCAACAACACCACGCATCCGTCGTTCAATGTTAACATGAACGCGGACCGGAGCATCAAGGCCGTGTTTGCCGCCAGACCCAAGGTGACAATCGCCGTGGCGCCCGCCGGCGCGGTGGGACGGGCTTATGTGGAGTCGGACGGCAGAACCCAGCAGGACTATAACGCCAATGACACCGCGACCATCTACGCGGAGAAAACGAGTCCCGGCTGGCATTTTACCGGTTTCACCATCGCCACCTCCAGCACGACCGCGACCGTCGGCGGGGCTCCCGACGGCGGAAAACTCAGGCATCAGTTCACGGTGACGGAAGACACCACGGTCACCGCGAATTTCGAGCGGGGCGTCAGCGCCCAGATGTGGGTGAAAAGGGTCACGGCCTCACAGCCGGATTCCGAGGAGGACATCACCGGCATCAACGTCAATGACAGGCATAACATCAAGGGCGACTCCTATGTCCGCCACGGGAACAGCCAGAATCTGGTCAGCATGGTGCCGCCCGCCTCTGAGTCCTTCTGGTTCCAAGCGGACAGTTCCATCAGTTTGAGCGCCACGAAGGTGCTCGATTACCCGAATGGCAACACCTACCGTTTCGTCCGCTGGCGGATTCAGAATGAGGTCTCCGGGGTCTGGACGGAAACGACCTCGACCTCGATGGTTTATAATTATACCATTCCGGCCGCCTCCGGCTCCCTCAAATTTTTCGCCTGCTACACCGACGAGCGCGATATCCAGGCGGGCGTGGAGTTGGACGGTGCCTTGCTGTCCGGGTCGGTCGCCAGCGCCCGCGGCATCACGGTCAAGTATGACAACGCCCCGCTCGTGGTCGGGACCGGCACGCCGGACAACAAGCTCCAGTATTCAGGCTCCGGCCGCTCGCTCGTGACCAGCAGCAGCGGCGGTGGCGGCGGCAGTCCCGCGCCCGCTCCTTCCGGCGCGCCTCGGGCGGCCGGCGGCCTCAGGAGCGCAGGGGCTCCCGTGGCTCTTGGCGGGCCTCTCGGCGCCCCTGCGGACGACGTGATTTTCCGCGGCTGGAGCGTGACCGGCGAGTCGAAGGGCCAGCCGAACAGTATCGTCGATCTCGCCAGCCCGTCCACCACGCTGGAGGTCCGCGCCGACGGCAGCGTGACCGCGCGCTACAAGAGCAAGATCGTGCTCAACGTCGGGCTCAAGACCATCCCCGCGGGGGCGACCGGCCTGACGCTCGGCGAGATGGTGTCGGGGACAAACACCACCACCGGCGAGACGCTTGCCATGGGGTCGGGCGCCACGGTTTCCCTGGCGCTCGGCCGGGGCGACACTGTCACGCTCACCGCGCAGGAGGAAAAGAAGATCGGCGCGGACACTTATCGCTTCGCCGGCTGGGACCGGGACGGCGACGGCGTCCTGGCCGAGGGCGAGCGCACCACCAACCGCGTGCTCAATCCCAACACCAGCCTGCCGGAAAGCACGGTCAACGCATTTTACGAGCGCATGCAGAAGCTCACGGTGGACGTCATTCCGGACAGGAACTCCGGGCGCGTCTCTATCGAAACCGTGCCGGTTCCCCCGGAGTCGCTGCCCTACACGGACGAGTATGGCTACGGGCGCGCCCGCACGCTGAAGGCCGAGCCCGGCACCGGCATGCGGTTTGTCCAGTGGATCGTCACGGGCTCGGCGACGCTCAGCGCCTCCGCCACCACCGCGGTGAACGCCATCGCGATGTATTCCGACTGCGAGGCCATCGCCGAGTTCGAGCCGAGACCGAACGACCTCGAGGTGCAGATACGCCTGAACGGAGGCTCGGGCTCCGTGCCCTCGTCCCTGAAGGTTGACGCCGACGGCACCCAGCTCGCATCCGGCGAAAGCAAAACTTACTACTACGGCAACAACGCCAAGGTCACCGCCATCGTCCCGCCCGGCGGCGCGTATATATTTGACCGCTGGGAGACGGCGGCGGGCTACTCCCCGATCAAGACCGCGCCGGGCGGCGCGGGCTCCGTGGACACCCGCAGCAATCCCGGCTATGTGGAGATGCTCGGGCCGCAGACCGTGATCGCCCACTATACGGGCGTCCACCGCCTCACGCTCAATGTTGACACCCAAGG
This genomic stretch from Termitidicoccus mucosus harbors:
- a CDS encoding InlB B-repeat-containing protein codes for the protein MRYFWQDSRHRFVQPVLSLMMGGCLWGILGAQPAEQRGAQMGMVALLAHPDTGGSALGGGSYKICEIVEIFAIPAPHYRFVRWEGKVTQPSLSRTRTMTTANSFPITAVFEPQRYRLNITCEPVYAGQVEGGGWFPYGVTAPVHAVPAQGQGYVFSHWDGPVADAYAADTTLANPLTGPVKLKAHFKRMVDNCTLTVIAEPALGGEVTASGVHEPGTVVKLTAKPARGFVFNGWQGAVSNPGSTETEILVNQDINVKAMFIYQKALIRAKIVPEAAGKVSGDLGVRPCYVPAILKAEAMPGYVFDGWEGAVSTKSGEQTTVTPSEVGKAVVVIARFRAIP
- a CDS encoding type II secretion system protein — protein: MKLRSRLHSGISKAFTLVEVIAVMTIIAIFAGISIMPVLTIIDNSRKRAEAKRLAMIADEIRASFMQEELQFNISALPGEVSRHAADGADAMFTTLFDDHTYAPVDNNAWFAKLAWLRGQRGLSEAEGSDIYGIKTNAWRGRRVLLRGPIEDNQQRYILLSFMFPHGATFALPDPATGYGGDYDAWFNSIYDHKWGAGEINLGVGDATWAAWRGRAQRGQTFFERVACERIVQPRYRISVNNRTGNEIIKVYANMQDGRGPAVDAARTIVAGRSYIVRPGAVISTAEEDPGLGHRVGILAGRRVRVYRVAFSDDFFDDYSSEGLIYSFLLNEEVTVFGQQVRLPDAGGGGAGGGEP